The following are encoded in a window of Centroberyx gerrardi isolate f3 chromosome 1, fCenGer3.hap1.cur.20231027, whole genome shotgun sequence genomic DNA:
- the LOC139929538 gene encoding cellular retinoic acid-binding protein 1, whose product MPNFAGNWRMTSSENFDELLKALGVNAMLRKVAVAAASKPHVEIRQNGEHFYIKTSTTIRTTEINFLVGEEFNEETVDGRKCKSLATWETENKMYCRQTLLSGNGPKTFWSRELRGDELILTFGADDVVCTRIYVRG is encoded by the exons ATGCCCAATTTTGCAGGAAATTGGAGAATGACAAGCAGCGAGAATTTTGACGAGTTGCTGAAAGCCCTGG GTGTGAACGCCATGCTGAGGAAGGTAGCAGTGGCGGCGGCGTCCAAACCCCATGTGGAGATCAGGCAGAACGGCGAGCATTTCTACATCAAGACTTCCACCACCATCCGCACCACTGAGATCAACTTCCTCGTTGGCGAGGAGTTTAATGAGGAGACGGTGGACGGCAGAAAGTGTAAG AGCTTGGCCACCTGGGAGACGGAAAACAAGATGTACTGCAGACAGACTCTTCTGAGCGGGAACGGCCCGAAGACCTTCTGGAGCCGAGAACTCAGAGGGGACGAACTCATACTG ACCTTCGGAGCGGACGATGTGGTGTGCACGCGGATCTACGTACGGGGATAG
- the slc25a44b gene encoding solute carrier family 25 member 44b, which produces MQQKKNIQIIEWEDLDKRKFYSFGVFMTMTIRATVYPATLIRTRLQVQRGKSLYSGTFDAFFKILRAEGVRGLYRGFMVNTFTLISGQAYITTYELVRKYVSQYSSDNTVKSLVAGGSASLVAQSITVPIDVISQQLMMQGQGEHLTRFRLKSKAEMGKTKRMFGQTRDIIAQIFAADGFRGFYRGYVASLLTYIPNSAVWWPFYHFYAEQLSKLAPSDCPHLILQAMAGPLAAATASTVTNPMDVVRARVQVEGRTSVIQTFRQLIVEEGFWGMTKGLSARIISSTPTAIVMVVGYETLKKLSLRPELVDSRHW; this is translated from the exons atgcagcagaagaagaacatcCAGATCATAGAATGGGAGGACCTGGACAAAAGGAAGTTCTACTCCTTCGGGGTGTTCATGACTATGACCATCCGGGCCACCGTCTACCCGGCCACGCTCATCCGCACCCGGCTGCAGGTGCAGAGGGGCAAATCGCTCTACAGCGGCACCTTTGACGCCTTCTTCAAGATCCTGCGGGCCGAGGGCGTTCGAGGCCTGTACCGCGGCTTCATGGTCAACACCTTCACGCTGATCTCAGGCCAGGCCTACATCACCACCTACGAGCTAGTGAGGAAGTACGTCTCCCAATACTCCAGTGACAACACGGTGAAGTCGCTGGTGGCGGGCGGCTCGGCCTCGCTGGTGGCTCAGAGCATCACCGTCCCCATCGATGTGATCTCTCAGCAGCTGATGATGCAGGGCCAAGGCGAGCACCTCACCCGCTTCCGGCTAAAGTCCAAAGCGGAGATGGGAAAGACCAAAAGGATGTTTGGCCAAACCAGGGACATTATTGCGCAGATTTTTGCCGCTGATGGTTTCCGTGGCTTCTACAGGGGATATGTGGCTTCTTTACTCACCTACATCCCAAACAGCGCAGTCTGGTGGCCTTTTTATCACTTTTATGCTG AACAACTCTCCAAACTGGCTCCCAGTGACTGCCCTCACCTGATTCTTCAAGCCATGGCCGGGCCactagctgctgctactgcctcGACTGTTACCAACCCGATGGATGTGGTCAGAGCGAGAGTGCAG GTTGAAGGCAGGACTTCAGTCATCCAGACCTTCAGGCAGCTGATCGTAGAAGAGGGCTTCTGGGGAATGACCAAAGGACTGTCGGCACGCATCATTTCCTCCACTCCCACCGCCATCGTCATGGTGGTCGGCTATGAGACGCTAAAGAAACTGAGTCTGCGGCCTGAGCTGGTGGATTCGAGGCACTGGTAG
- the LOC139929530 gene encoding proteasome subunit alpha type-4, which yields MSRRYDSRTTIFSPEGRLYQVEYAMEAIGHAGTCLGILANDGVLLAAERRNIHKLLDEVFFSEKIYKLNEDMACSVAGITSDANVLTNELRLIAQRYLLQYQEPIPCEQLVTALCDIKQAYTQFGGKRPFGVSLLYMGWDKHYGFQLYQSDPSGNYGGWKATCIGNNSAAAVSMLKQDFKEGEMTLSSALALAVKVLNKTMDVSKLSAEKVEIATLTREDGKTKIKVLKQKEVEELIKRHEAEEAKAEKDKKEKEQKEKDK from the exons ATG TCTCGCAGATATGATTCCCGGACGACCATTTTCTCTCCTGAAG GACGGCTGTATCAGGTGGAGTATGCCATGGAAGCCATCGGTCACGCTGGAACATGTCTGGGGATCCTGGCAAACGACGGAGTGCTGCTGGCCGCAGAGAGGCGAAACATCCACAAGCTGCTGGACGAAGTCTTCTTCTCTGAGAAGATCTACAAGCTGAACGA AGACATGGCTTGCAGTGTTGCTGGGATTACATCAGATGCTAACGTACTAACAAATGAGCTGCGGCTAATTGCACAGAG ATATTTGTTGCAGTATCAGGAGCCAATCCCCTGTGAGCAGCTGGTGACGGCTCTGTGTGACATCAAGCAGGCCTACACACAGTTTGGAG GCAAGAGGCCGTTCGGTGTTTCTCTGCTGTACATGGGCTGGGACAAACACTACGGCTTCCAGCTGTACCAGAGCGACCCCAGCGGCAACTACGGAGGCTGGAAGGCAACCTGCATCGGCAACAACAGCGCT GCTGCAGTGTCCATGCTGAAGCAGGACTTCAAAGAGGGGGAGATGACTCTGTCCTCTGCTCTGGCCCTGGCCGTCAAAGTCCTCAACAAAACTATGGATGTCAGCAAGCTCTCAGCAGAGAAAG TGGAGATCGCCACTCTGACCCGGGAAGACGGGAAGACAAAGATCAAGGTGCTGAAacagaaggaggtggaggaactCATCAAGAGACACGAGGCAGAGGAGGCCAAGGCTGAGAAGgacaagaaggagaaggagcagaaagaaaaggacaaaTGA